CCCCCAACACACCCAGCCCGTCACCCCGCCCCCCGGCGGCAGCGGCGGCAACAAGAACCAGACCCGCATCATCATCGCGGCGGTCGTAGCCGTCGCCCTGATCATCGGCGGCGGCCTCTGGTACATGTCCGCCCAGGACGACAGCAAGGGCAACAAGGACAACCAGTCCCAGGGCGACACCGGCGGCAGCAAGGGCGGCTCCGGCGGCACCGGCGGCAACAAGGGCCTCGGCGGCAACGGCACCGAGAAGGTCCCCGCCTCCACCGCGGGCAAGGTGCTCCTCCAGGTGCCCGCCGCCAAGCCCGCCCTCGTCACCGGGGTCAACGGCACCTGGCTCACCGACAAGGCGTTCGTGCAGTCCGGCGTCAACCAGGTCGTCGCCTACGACCTCGCCTCCGGCAGCCCCACCTGGACCGTCAAACTGCCGGGCCCGCTCTGTGCCGCATCGAACCACGTCTCCCCGGACGGCATCACGGCGATCACCTTCCAGCCCGCCACCCCGACCGAGAAGACGAAGTACTACGGCTGCTCACAGGTGGCCGCGCTCGACCTCAACGCGGGCAAGCTCCTGTGGCGCAAGCAGATCGACGCCCCCGACCGGCCCACCAAGGCCGCCGAGTTCGACGAGGTCACCGTCGGCCCCGGCGTCGTGGCCACCGGAGGCATCGAGGCCTCGGGGGCCTGGGATCTGAAGACCGGCGCCCTGCGCTGGAAGCCGAGCGCCAACTCCGAGAACTGCTCGGACAAGGGCTACGCGGGAGGCGAGGCCCTCGTCGCCGTACGCACCTGCGGCGACATCGACAGCCCGCAGCTGACGGTCCAGCGCGTCGATCCGGTCACCGGAAAGGCGGCGTTCTCGTACGCCCTGCCGCGCGGTGTCCAGTACGCGCACATCGTCTCCACCAAGCCGCTGGTCGTCGCGGCCGACGTCGGCGACACCGCGGGCGACGGCAGCGGCATCTCCGACTACTTCTCCCTCTCCGACACCGGCACGCTGCTCGCCAGGATCCCGGCCTCGGGCGCCAAGTACGGCGGCCGGTGCTCCTCCACCGAGGTCGAGGTGTGCCACAACATCGTCGTCGGCAACAACCGCCTCTACCTGCCCACCGAGGAGCACGACCGGACGAACGAGATCCTCTCCTTCGACCTGGCCACGGGTAAGTCGACCAGCGACAACGCGCCCGCCGGCGACGGCTTCCGCTCGGTCCCGGTCCGGATGGACGGCGGAAACCTCA
The sequence above is drawn from the Streptomyces sp. NBC_01465 genome and encodes:
- a CDS encoding outer membrane protein assembly factor BamB family protein; amino-acid sequence: MTQPPPPPQQPPNQPPQGGFGAPQQPYGQPQQPQQQPPGQPPQQPQAPYGQPPQQPYGQPPAPPQQPYAQPQQPYAQPQQQPQQPYGQPQQQPQPGYGYPPQQQQPGYGYPTPPQQGYDFPQHTQPVTPPPGGSGGNKNQTRIIIAAVVAVALIIGGGLWYMSAQDDSKGNKDNQSQGDTGGSKGGSGGTGGNKGLGGNGTEKVPASTAGKVLLQVPAAKPALVTGVNGTWLTDKAFVQSGVNQVVAYDLASGSPTWTVKLPGPLCAASNHVSPDGITAITFQPATPTEKTKYYGCSQVAALDLNAGKLLWRKQIDAPDRPTKAAEFDEVTVGPGVVATGGIEASGAWDLKTGALRWKPSANSENCSDKGYAGGEALVAVRTCGDIDSPQLTVQRVDPVTGKAAFSYALPRGVQYAHIVSTKPLVVAADVGDTAGDGSGISDYFSLSDTGTLLARIPASGAKYGGRCSSTEVEVCHNIVVGNNRLYLPTEEHDRTNEILSFDLATGKSTSDNAPAGDGFRSVPVRMDGGNLIVYKVPPYDKGGQVVSVDGGTFKQTLLMSNPADKDIRDAETSFTLDHAQIVFGGGRLFFGDEILGAADSWSPDEKRYLTVGFSTG